One Alligator mississippiensis isolate rAllMis1 chromosome 12, rAllMis1, whole genome shotgun sequence DNA window includes the following coding sequences:
- the RBM15B gene encoding putative RNA-binding protein 15B — protein MKRGSERDSSPAGPGGRAAAAAAAKRPRERERESSSRRGPHRSSGASRSSRDKPTPGGGASASASASASASASGSGSRSHRGDERAGGGDSNHRPAGGGSASSARASTQAAPSSSSSSSSRALGVPKAKALPGAVVAPSLLLAGPPPGAAPSLLLAPLGGSSAGLAGEPPGACEYKTLLVSGLSAALPDQLLEDGLFRLFQRFSGGGAGDISVKLSHTPELGRVAYVNFRHPGDARDARRHARARQLLLYDRPLKVEPVYLRGGRRSRTPPPAPSPEPLSYLPPIHGTYQYKQRSLSPVASPLLREPRPRHAHAAAAAFALEAAAIGLSRERERALDYYGLYDERGRPYSYPIVAEEDLMPEDDQRATRNLFIGNLDHNVSEVELRRAFEKYGIIEEVVIKRPARGQGGAYAFLKFQNLDMAHRAKVAMSGRVVGRNPIKIGYGKANPTTRLWVGGLGPSTSLAALAREFDRFGSIRTIDYVKGDSFAYIQYESLDAAQAACAQMRGFPLGGPERRLRVDFAKAEETRYPQQYQPAPLPVHYELLADGYSRHRSLEQDLRVRDRTPPHLLYSDRDRSFAEADWASPAKNAERRNNLESYSRSVRSRSGERWGSDSDRNVPKPWDERRKRRSLSSDRGRTTHSPYEDRGRTKATSGPASDRSPERARKENHTTESGTEKEQRNSLQNNQHVAEEKPHRETSDPPQSKKRDSERNHRTGESESKSHEEPKSETKKLKNLSEYAQTLQLAWNGLLVLKNSCFPTSMHILEGDLGVISGLLKDHSTGGKLTQLKIAQRLRLDQPKLDEVTRRIKQGSPNGYAVLLATQATQGGAGAEGTLPVVEPGLQRRLLRNLVSYLKQKQAAGVISLPVGGAKGRDSTGMLYAFPPCEFSQQYLQSALRTLGKLEEEHMVIVIVKDTA, from the coding sequence ATGAAGCGCGGCAGCGAGCGGGACTCGAGCCCGGCGGGGCCGGGGGGgcgcgctgccgccgccgccgccgccaagAGGCcccgggagcgggagcgggagagCAGCAGCCGGCGGGGCCCGCACCGCAGCTCGGGCGCCTCCCGCAGCAGCCGGGACAAGCCCACGCCCGGCGGCGGCGCCTCGGCCTCCGCTTCCGcttcggcctcggcctcggcctcgggcTCCGGCTCGCGCAGCCACCGCGGCGATGAGCGGGCCGGGGGAGGCGACTCCAACCACCGGCCGGCGGGCGGCGGCTCGGCCTCCAGCGCCCGCGCCAGCACCCAGgccgccccctcctcctcctcgtcctcctcgtCCCGTGCGCTCGGGGTGCCCAAGGCCAAGGCGCTGCCCGGGGCCGTGGTGGCGCCGTCGCTGCTGCTGGCCGGGCCCCCGCCGGGGGCGGCGCCGTCGCTGCTGCTGGCCCCGCTGGGCGGCTCCTCGGCCGGGCTGGCGGGGGAGCCGCCCGGCGCCTGCGAGTACAAGACGCTGCTGGTGAGCGGGCTGAGCGCGGCGCTGCCCGATCAGCTGCTGGAGGATGGGCTCTTCCGCCTCTTCCAGCGCTTCTCTGGCGGGGGCGCCGGTGACATCAGTGTCAAGCTGTCCCACACGCCCGAGCTCGGCCGCGTCGCCTACGTCAACTTCCGGCACCCAGGAGATGCCCGCGATGCCCGCCGCCATGCCCGGGCCCGCCAGCTCCTGCTGTATGACCGCCCCCTCAAGGTGGAGCCGGTGTACCTGCGCGGCGGCCGCCGGAGCCGCACGCCGCCGCCCGCACCCTCGCCAGAGCCCCTCAGCTACCTGCCGCCCATCCATGGCACTTACCAGTACAAGCAGCGCTCGCTTTCGCCTGTTGCTAGCCCCTTGTTGAGGGAGCCGAGACCACGGCATGCCCACGCGGCTGCCGCCGCCTTCGCACTGGAGGCAGCTGCTATTGGGCTTTCCCGGGAGCGGGAGCGGGCACTGGACTATTATGGGCTGTATGATGAGCGTGGCCGGCCCTACAGTTACCCCATCGTGGCTGAGGAAGACCTGATGCCTGAGGACGACCAGAGAGCAACCCGGAACCTGTTTATTGGCAACTTAGACCACAACGTCTCGGAGGTGGAGCTGAGACGCGCTTTTGAAAAATACGGCATTATTGAAGAAGTGGTGATCAAGCGCCCAGCCCGGGGCCAAGGTGGAGCCTACGCTTTCCTCAAGTTCCAAAATTTGGACATGGCGCATCGGGCTAAGGTGGCCATGTCTGGCCGGGTCGTTGGCAGAAACCCCATCAAAATTGGTTATGGGAAAGCCAACCCTACTACGCGGCTCTGGGTGGGGGGTCTTGGTCCAAGCACGTCCCTGGCTGCCCTAGCTAGGGAGTTTGACCGCTTTGGTAGCATCAGGACTATCGACTACGTGAAGGGGGATAGCTTTGCTTACATTCAGTATGAAAGCTTGGATGCTGCTCAGGCTGCCTGCGCGCAAATGAGGGGCTTCCCTTTGGGAGGACCAGAGAGGAGGCTTAGAGTGGATTTTGCCAAAGCTGAAGAGACAAGATACCCCCAGCAGTACCAGCCTGCACCACTCCCAGTGCACTATGAGCTGCTAGCTGATGGGTATAGCAGGCACAGAAGCCTAGAGCAAGACTTAAGGGTGCGAGATAGGACTCCTCCACATCTCCTGTACTCAGACAGAGACAGGAGTTTTGCAGAAGCAGATTGGGCCAGTCCTGCCAAAAATGCTGAACGCAGAAATAACCTGGAAAGCTACAGCAGGTCAGTGCGCAGTCGAAGTGGAGAACGATGGGGCAGCGACAGCGACCGCAACGTGCCCAAGCCGTGGGATGAGCGGCGGAAACGCCGAAGTCTTTCAAGTGACCGTGGAAGGACTACTCATTCGCCTTATGAGGACAGAGGCAGGACAAAGGCCACGAGTGGGCCAGCTTCAGATCGCAGCCCAGAGAGGGCTCGCAAAGAGAATCACACTACGGAGTCTGGAACGGAGAAAGAGCAGAGAAACTCCCTTCAGAACAATCAGCACGTGGCTGAGGAGAAACCCCATCGTGAAACTTCCGATCCTCCCCAGTCGAAAAAGAGGGACAGCGAACGCAATCATCGAACTGGCGAATCGGAATCAAAAAGTCACGAGGAGCCAAAATCTGAGAccaaaaaattaaagaatttATCGGAATATGCTCAGACACTGCAGCTAGCTTGGAATGGGCTGCTTGTACTAAAGAACAGCTGCTTCCCCACGTCTATGCACATCCTGGAGGGAGACCTAGGTGTCATCAGTGGGCTCCTTAAAGACCATTCAACTGGTGGGAAGTTAACACAGCTCAAAATCGCTCAGAGACTTCGGCTTGACCAGCCCAAACTGGATGAAGTAACTCGCCGCATTAAACAAGGCAGCCCCAACGGCTATGCTGTGCTTCTGGCTACCCAAGCCACccaaggaggggctggggctgaggggacCCTCCCTGTTGTGGAGCCTGGCTTGCAGCGTCGGCTTCTCAGGAATCTGGTCTCCTACTTGAAACAGAAGCAGGCTGCTGGGGTGATCAGCCTGCCTGTGGGAGGGGCGAAGGGCAGAGACAGCACAGGCATGCTTTATGCTTTCCCTCCTTGTGAATTCTCTCAGCAGTACCTACAGTCAGCACTAAGGACATTGGGAAAGTTAGAAGAAGAACATATGGTGATAGTTATAGTCAAAGACACTGCCTAA
- the MANF gene encoding mesencephalic astrocyte-derived neurotrophic factor: MRADTGLWAALALVLLPAAGRALRDGECEVCVTFLGRFYQGLNNLNVEFTPASVEKELLKACKEAKGKENRFCYYIGATSDAATKIINEVSKPLSHHIPVEKVCEKLKKKDSQICELKYDKQIDLSTVDLKKLRVKELKKILDDWGETCKGCAEKSDYIRKINELMPKYAPKAASSRTDL, from the exons ATGCGGGCGGACACCGGGCTCTGGGCGGCGCTGGCGCTCGTGCTGCTCCcggccgcgggccgcgctctgcGCGACGGCGAGTGCGAGG TGTGCGTTACATTCCTGGGGAGGTTCTATCAGGGCTTAAACAACCTTAATGTTGAGTTCACACCAGCCAGCGTGGAAAAGGAACTCTTAAAAGCCTGTAAAGAGGCAAAAGGCAAAGAGAATCGATTT TGTTATTACATTGGAGCCACTAGTGATGCAGCCACAAAAATCATTAATGAGGTGTCAAAACCCCTTAGTCATCACATTCCTGTGGAAAAAGTCTGtgagaaactgaagaaaaaagaCAGCCAGATCTGCGAGCTAAAATATG ACAAACAGATTGACCTGAGCACTGTGGACCTGAAGAAACTGAGAGTGAAAGAGCTGAAGAAGATCCTAGATGACTGGGGTGAAACATGCAAGGGCTGCGCAGAGAAATCAGACTATATACGTAAAATCAATGAACTAATGCCTAAATATGCACCAAAGGCAGCCAGTTCACGGACGGATCTCTGA